The Neodiprion pinetum isolate iyNeoPine1 chromosome 5, iyNeoPine1.2, whole genome shotgun sequence genome segment aaaacattatattattacattattatataaattaatttgtaGACCGATgaacaaaatttataaaaataaagtgaaaaattgaaagaaaaataaaaaattgccatCAATCTTTCTTCATTTACGTTTCAGTTTAACATATTTCTTGTACTACGGGGATGCTTTACCTTTGAGAAACAGGATTCTCCGTAGGGTCAAATCTCTACCTGTGGACCATTGGCACAAGTGTATCACGACTGCCGGCACAGATCTGTTGAAATAAATGGAGAAATAATAAAGGAACTAAATTCTATCGAGTACTGAGCAACAAAATCACTTACCATGTGACAGCGTTCATTCTCTAGCCACTGAGTATCAAGGCTAGTAACAGATTTCTTGTACGTTTTGATTGTTTTATACCCGTTTCGAAGACTGTGAATAGTAACAGAGCAGCCAGTGTCCGCAGTGATGACGTACCGGCCATCTTGAGTCAAAGCTGCGCAAGTATATGTCACCGTTTCATCGGCAAGTTTGGCAAATTCGTTATATGTAGGATAGCCTGTGATTTCGTCAAGTTTCCAGGTGAcggagaataattttttatccaacaaACCAATCATAATATTGGCAACCCCCGGAACAGAGAGGAGTGATATCACTTTTACCATCTCAGAGGAGAGGGTACATTGCGTCACGTAATTGCCGTGCGTAGCGTCAAACATAGTCAAAGCTCCTGTTTCTAGGTTTACGGTATGAAGTTTCGTACTGGATATCGTGAACAGAATGCAGTTTAACGTTGAATTGCTGAACTGCATAAAATGCAGCAACAGACTTGTTccatttgaacaaaaaaaaaaataaaaaatacacagCATCATTCATTTCtagttttttcattaaaactaaaacagagaaagaaaggaaatagTCTTACTATTTTCAATAAGCTCTTTAATCTTAATCACAAATTACTTTTTACCACTGCCGATACGTATTTCGAACAGTCAGattcagtttattttttttctcccaattttttttcatgaacaAATTACATTAGCCATtgatttatgtatataatactgTATTACCTCATTGTATGGCGCAATGACACATCTATTAcagaatcttggtgatcggtcaactaagtaaacgtatttttagttaacgtttcgacccggatatgggccctcctcagagcgatttatttattcaactgtcaagaacaacaaaaaaattctttttaaaataataatactagaaGTACAATCAGacaataaatattgtagatgtaatactcttagggctattatatattattggttAGTAAGaacaatttaattaattgaaaaaagaatggcCCAAAGTGTTATTACCTTTTTTTATAAGTAAGTGgactaagatgtagtcgaattcacaatttacaATTGGTGGAGACAATGTTCTTTGAGTGACGGCAGTCAATGTCAATCTTCTAGTTATTTTACACGTAGGAGTTAATAGTTggaagtcattaattaaaaagattaaagaactatgtttcttcacagtcagtatgtcattgtgttaaaaggtttttaaagaaggtctttttagcagtaaaattaatttgcaagTGTCCAAGAAGTGGAGGTAGGCTCTTTATGACTATGTTCCACATGTCTaaccaaaaattattgttaGTTGAACCGATTCggtcaacaggtgaataacgactgatgggagaaacaaatatgatccagagtgaaggtgagccaaatataaacaattatacagaaaaacagcaaatattttgtgaaaaaaatttatgtagaAAGGACTGTGTAATggggacaaaaaatttttttgtatccagttaaggttaaacaatatttgttgtgttGTCTTACTGCTGTTCCTAAAGAATAAATAGATCACACTCTTAATACTTTTAACCGATATCATCCACGATTACAATTTACTatcgaaacagaagaaaataacgcCATCAATTTCTTAGATGTATTGCTGAtatacaacaataataatatcaaaacaAATTGGTTCCACAAAAAAACCTGGTCACAAAGAtatctgaattttaattctcacCATCCAATGTCCTACAAAATAGGCACCATCATTAACCTAGTTGACCGAGCCATCAAACTTGCTGGTACAGAGTTccagaaaaaaaacctgtcgctcatatacaatatactaaGATGGAATGATTATCCTCATGGCCTATTACACCAACATATTAATAAGAGACGCACCTACATCAACAACGTAcctgacaataatattgactctgctccCGCAGTTAACCGTCTATTCGCCGAACATAATGtcaagtttgttggaaaaaattcaaaagatttacaACTAGTTTTTGATACGGGAAAAGATAAGATCCCCATGGGCAAACGATCCAatgttgtgtataaaataccttgCAATGATTGCAACCAAGTTTATATAGGTCAAACTGGCCGCCACCTTAACACCAGAATCAGGGAACATCAACGCAATGtacatgagattgaagaacgTCACACGGCTCTAACGAAACATAGTATCGATAAACAACACACTTTTAATTACGACAAtacaaacatcctttgtgaagaacacaattattataaaagactattactagaaatgtgcaacattgtaggtcacaccaattccgttaatcttagacaagatgttgaacatttaagtaatatttacaaacctctaatctccgcccacacaacaaatattgtttaaccttaactacatacaaaaaaaatttttttgtccccaTTACACAGTCCTTTCTACATAACTTTTctc includes the following:
- the LOC138191069 gene encoding uncharacterized protein isoform X2; translated protein: MSTKLHTVNLETGALTMFDATHGNYVTQCTLSSEMVKVISLLSVPGVANIMIGLLDKKLFSVTWKLDEITGYPTYNEFAKLADETVTYTCAALTQDGRYVITADTGCSVTIHSLRNGYKTIKTYKKSVTSLDTQWLENERCHMICAGSRDTLVPMVHR
- the LOC138191069 gene encoding uncharacterized protein isoform X1, giving the protein MYIALMFPDSGVKVAASLTYINLVAIIASTKLHTVNLETGALTMFDATHGNYVTQCTLSSEMVKVISLLSVPGVANIMIGLLDKKLFSVTWKLDEITGYPTYNEFAKLADETVTYTCAALTQDGRYVITADTGCSVTIHSLRNGYKTIKTYKKSVTSLDTQWLENERCHMICAGSRDTLVPMVHR